A part of Streptomyces sp. DSM 40750 genomic DNA contains:
- the treS gene encoding maltose alpha-D-glucosyltransferase yields MIVNEPVPDTFEDTPQKDRDPDWFKRAVFYEVLVRSFQDSNGDGIGDLKGLTAKLDYLQWLGIDCIWLPPFFKSPLRDGGYDVSDYTAVLPEFGDLADFVEFVDSAHQRGMRVIIDFVMNHTSDQHPWFQESRKDPDGPYGDYYVWADDDKQFQDARIIFVDTEASNWTFDPVRKQYFWHRFFSHQPDLNYENPAVQEEIVSALRFWLDLGIDGFRLDAVPYLYQQEGTNCENLPATHDFLKRVRKEIDAHYPDTVLLAEANQWPEDVVDYFGDFPSGGDECHMAFHFPVMPRIFMAVRRESRYPVSEILAKTPAIPSNCQWGIFLRNHDELTLEMVTDEERDYMYAEYAKDPRMRANIGIRRRLAPLLDNDRNQIELFTALLLSLPGSPILYYGDEIGMGDNIWLGDRDAVRTPMQWTPDRNAGFSSCDPGRLSLPTIMDPVYGYQVTNVEASMSSPASLLHWTRRMIEIRKQNPAFGLGSYTELPSSNPAVLAFLREAPSTEENGDDLVLCVNNFSRFAQPTELDLRAYQGRHPVELIGGVRFPAIGELPYLLTLAGHGFYWFRLRKDTV; encoded by the coding sequence ATGATCGTCAACGAGCCCGTTCCGGACACCTTCGAGGACACTCCGCAGAAGGACCGGGACCCGGACTGGTTCAAACGCGCCGTCTTCTACGAAGTCCTCGTCCGTTCCTTCCAGGACAGCAACGGCGACGGCATCGGCGACCTCAAGGGCCTCACCGCCAAACTCGACTATCTGCAATGGCTGGGCATCGACTGCATCTGGCTCCCGCCCTTCTTCAAATCGCCGCTGCGCGACGGCGGCTACGACGTCTCCGACTACACCGCCGTCCTCCCCGAATTCGGTGATCTCGCCGACTTCGTGGAATTCGTCGACTCCGCCCACCAACGCGGCATGCGCGTCATCATCGACTTCGTCATGAACCACACCAGCGACCAGCACCCGTGGTTCCAGGAGTCGAGGAAAGACCCCGACGGGCCCTACGGCGACTACTACGTCTGGGCCGACGACGACAAGCAGTTCCAGGACGCCCGCATCATCTTCGTCGACACCGAAGCGTCCAACTGGACCTTCGACCCCGTGCGCAAGCAGTACTTCTGGCACCGGTTCTTCTCCCACCAACCGGACCTCAACTACGAGAACCCGGCGGTGCAGGAGGAGATCGTCTCGGCGCTGCGGTTCTGGCTGGACCTGGGCATCGACGGCTTCCGCCTGGACGCGGTGCCGTACCTGTACCAGCAGGAAGGAACCAACTGCGAAAACCTTCCCGCAACCCACGACTTCCTCAAGCGGGTGCGGAAGGAGATCGACGCGCACTACCCCGACACCGTGCTGCTGGCCGAGGCGAACCAGTGGCCGGAAGACGTCGTCGACTACTTCGGCGACTTCCCCAGCGGCGGCGACGAATGCCATATGGCGTTCCACTTCCCCGTCATGCCACGCATCTTCATGGCGGTGCGCAGGGAATCGCGCTATCCGGTGTCGGAAATCCTCGCCAAGACCCCGGCCATTCCGTCGAACTGCCAGTGGGGCATCTTCCTGCGCAACCACGACGAACTGACCCTCGAAATGGTCACCGACGAAGAGCGCGACTACATGTACGCGGAGTACGCCAAAGACCCGCGTATGCGCGCCAACATCGGAATCAGGCGCCGGCTCGCCCCGCTGCTGGACAACGACCGCAACCAGATCGAACTGTTCACCGCCCTTCTGCTGTCCCTCCCCGGCTCGCCGATCCTCTACTACGGCGACGAGATCGGCATGGGCGACAACATCTGGCTCGGTGACCGCGACGCGGTACGGACACCGATGCAGTGGACCCCGGACCGCAACGCGGGCTTCTCCTCCTGCGATCCGGGGCGGCTGTCGCTGCCGACGATCATGGACCCGGTCTACGGCTACCAGGTGACGAACGTCGAGGCGTCGATGTCCTCGCCGGCCTCGCTGCTGCACTGGACCCGCCGGATGATCGAGATCCGCAAGCAGAACCCGGCGTTCGGCCTGGGGTCGTACACCGAACTCCCGTCGTCGAACCCGGCCGTCCTCGCCTTCCTGCGGGAGGCCCCCTCGACCGAGGAGAACGGGGACGACCTGGTGCTGTGCGTGAACAACTTCTCCCGTTTCGCCCAGCCCACCGAACTCGATCTGCGCGCCTACCAGGGACGCCACCCCGTCGAACTCATCGGCGGAGTGCGCTTCCCGGCCATCGGCGAGCTGCCCTATCTGCTCACCCTCGCGGGCCACGGCTTCTACTGGTTCCGCCTGCGGAAGGACACCGTGTAA
- a CDS encoding maltokinase N-terminal cap-like domain-containing protein, which yields MSEAATHSTATSPGPPPVAEPMPGLLTSLEPLLREWLPRQRWFAGKGRPVTGFSLVAGTELLPVGASTAAGSPSGGSKAGLLHLLVRAHQPLVPSQGAPAHPGDCYQLLLGVREALPPRLAPALIGHVADGPLAGRTVYEALHDPRLADVLLEALRTKARVGELRCERDMRHDIPEGLVSRMVTSEQSNSSIVYGDTFILKLFRRVVPGDNPDLELPLTLSREGCARVPAPAAWMVAELGRTADPDGHHVLGVLQPFLHGAADGWELALSMLAKGEDFAVEARALGRATAEVHTALTRSLPTVTLGRPQLESLVDGMTERLEAAAQAVPALRPYAPGLRTAFEALADLAAEGRTWTAQRIHGDLHLGQCLRSPSGEWSLIDFEGEPSKPLAERRMPQPVARDIAGMLRSFDYAAHSLQPPAADWATACRAAYCSGYADVAGADPRTDPVLLRAYETDKAVYEVLYEARHRPDWLPVPLAAVHRLATDTEADTP from the coding sequence ATGTCGGAAGCCGCCACGCACTCCACTGCGACAAGTCCTGGTCCGCCGCCCGTCGCGGAGCCGATGCCCGGGCTGCTCACCTCGCTGGAGCCACTCCTGCGGGAGTGGCTGCCACGGCAGCGCTGGTTCGCGGGGAAAGGGCGACCGGTCACCGGGTTCAGCCTGGTGGCGGGGACCGAGCTGTTGCCGGTGGGCGCCTCCACGGCGGCCGGCTCCCCATCGGGTGGCTCCAAGGCCGGGCTGCTGCATCTCCTCGTGCGCGCCCATCAGCCGCTGGTGCCGTCCCAGGGCGCTCCGGCCCACCCCGGCGACTGCTACCAGCTGCTGCTCGGCGTACGCGAGGCGCTGCCGCCACGGCTGGCGCCCGCGCTGATCGGGCATGTGGCCGACGGGCCGCTGGCCGGGCGGACGGTATACGAGGCGCTGCACGACCCACGCCTCGCCGATGTCCTCCTGGAGGCGCTGCGGACCAAGGCGCGCGTCGGTGAGCTGCGCTGCGAGCGGGACATGCGGCACGACATTCCCGAGGGCCTGGTATCGCGCATGGTGACCTCGGAGCAGTCCAACTCCTCGATCGTCTATGGCGATACGTTCATCCTGAAGCTGTTCAGGCGGGTCGTACCCGGAGACAACCCCGATCTGGAACTGCCGCTGACGCTGTCCCGCGAGGGCTGCGCCCGGGTACCTGCCCCGGCGGCCTGGATGGTGGCGGAGCTGGGCCGGACCGCCGATCCCGACGGTCACCATGTCCTGGGCGTCCTCCAGCCGTTCCTGCACGGCGCGGCGGACGGCTGGGAGCTGGCGTTGAGCATGCTGGCCAAGGGCGAGGACTTCGCCGTCGAGGCGCGGGCGCTGGGGCGGGCGACCGCCGAGGTGCACACCGCGCTGACGCGGTCGCTGCCCACGGTCACCCTGGGGCGGCCCCAACTGGAGTCGCTGGTCGACGGGATGACCGAACGCCTGGAGGCCGCCGCGCAGGCCGTCCCCGCGCTGCGGCCGTACGCGCCCGGACTGCGCACGGCCTTCGAGGCGCTGGCCGACCTGGCCGCCGAGGGCCGCACCTGGACGGCCCAGCGCATCCACGGCGACCTCCACCTCGGGCAGTGTCTCCGCTCTCCCTCCGGCGAGTGGTCGCTCATAGATTTCGAGGGCGAGCCGTCTAAGCCGCTGGCCGAACGCCGGATGCCGCAGCCCGTGGCCCGCGACATCGCCGGCATGCTCCGCTCCTTCGACTACGCCGCCCACTCCCTCCAGCCCCCGGCCGCCGACTGGGCGACCGCCTGCCGGGCCGCGTACTGCTCCGGCTACGCGGACGTCGCCGGAGCCGACCCGCGCACCGATCCCGTACTGCTGCGCGCCTACGAGACCGACAAGGCCGTGTACGAGGTCCTCTACGAGGCCCGCCACCGCCCCGACTGGCTCCCGGTGCCCCTGGCGGCCGTCCACCGCCTGGCCACGGACACCGAAGCCGACACGCCCTGA
- a CDS encoding S8 family peptidase gives MRWAGGLTALMTAAVLSAITLPAHAAPEGRVLGAGDPGSVSGSYIVTLKTGTKAPSKAGKDVAAQYGAKIRHTYSTALNGYSVKAGEKQAKRLAADSRVASVVQDTKVTYDHRQPNPPSWGLDRVDQSNLPLDKSYTWPESAGKGATVYVIDTGIRITHKDFGGRARHGWDFVQNDRTAQDGNGHGTHVAGTVAGTTYGVAKKAEVVAVRVLDDAGAGTTAQVIAGIDWVTKHAKRPAVANMSLGGFGNAQLDAAVRNSIASGVTYTVAAGNDGLAAGLYSPARVKQAITVGATDKRDVRANFSNWGPSVDLFAPGVSVTSTSHKSNTAKATHSGTSMASPHAAGAAALYLADHPSATPAQVSKALVQRAVSGKVKDKFPGSPNKLLQVHNP, from the coding sequence ATGCGCTGGGCGGGAGGGCTCACGGCGCTCATGACGGCCGCGGTGCTTTCGGCCATCACCCTGCCCGCGCACGCCGCTCCGGAGGGGCGTGTCCTCGGAGCCGGCGATCCCGGTTCCGTCAGCGGCAGTTACATAGTGACCCTCAAGACGGGAACGAAGGCCCCGTCGAAGGCCGGAAAGGACGTCGCGGCGCAGTACGGGGCGAAAATACGCCACACATACAGCACCGCCCTGAACGGATATTCCGTGAAGGCCGGTGAGAAACAGGCCAAACGTCTCGCGGCGGACTCCCGCGTGGCCTCGGTCGTCCAGGACACGAAGGTCACCTACGACCACCGGCAGCCCAACCCGCCCTCGTGGGGCCTGGACCGCGTCGACCAGTCGAACCTGCCGCTCGACAAGAGCTACACCTGGCCGGAGTCCGCGGGCAAGGGCGCCACCGTGTACGTGATCGACACCGGCATACGGATCACGCACAAGGACTTCGGCGGCCGGGCGCGCCACGGCTGGGACTTCGTCCAGAACGACAGGACGGCTCAGGACGGCAACGGGCACGGCACCCATGTCGCGGGCACCGTCGCCGGCACCACGTACGGCGTCGCCAAGAAGGCCGAGGTCGTCGCCGTACGCGTCCTCGACGACGCGGGCGCGGGGACGACCGCCCAGGTCATAGCGGGCATCGACTGGGTCACCAAGCATGCGAAGAGGCCCGCCGTGGCCAATATGAGCCTGGGCGGCTTCGGCAACGCCCAGCTCGACGCGGCCGTACGCAACTCCATAGCGTCCGGGGTCACCTACACGGTCGCCGCGGGCAATGACGGACTCGCCGCCGGCCTCTACTCGCCCGCCCGCGTCAAGCAGGCGATCACGGTCGGCGCCACCGACAAGAGGGACGTTCGCGCCAACTTCTCGAACTGGGGCCCGAGTGTGGACCTGTTCGCACCGGGCGTGTCCGTCACCTCCACGTCGCACAAGAGCAACACCGCGAAGGCGACCCACTCCGGTACGTCCATGGCCTCCCCGCACGCCGCGGGCGCGGCCGCCCTGTACCTGGCCGACCATCCGTCGGCCACACCCGCCCAGGTGAGCAAGGCGCTGGTGCAGCGTGCGGTTTCGGGCAAGGTCAAGGACAAATTTCCGGGCTCCCCGAACAAGCTTCTACAAGTCCACAATCCGTAG
- a CDS encoding alpha-1,4-glucan--maltose-1-phosphate maltosyltransferase, with protein MPATHHSSAPPTTSTTTATPDSTVARPARPARTGPPAPAAPPPRAPVTPGAPTIGRIPVLDVRPTVHHGRRPAKAVVGEAFEISAVVIREGHDAVAANVVLKDPEGRPADWTPMRELAPGTDRWGATVSVPSEGIWSYAVEGWGDPVTTWRHHAHIKIPAGIDTELVLEEGARLYERAADGVPEGRSGRGILLAAVDALRDTARPASSRLAAALAPEVDEVLTRHPLRELVTSSEPLPLLVERERALFGSWYEFFPRSEGTPEQPHGTFRTAARRLPAIAAMGFDVVYLPPIHPIGTTFRKGRNNTLSPTPDDVGVPWAIGSPEGGHDAIHPDLGTLEDFDHFIAQARKSGLEVALDFALQCSPDHPWVHKHPEWFHHRPDGTIAYAENPPKKYQDIYPIAFDADMPGLIAETTRVLRHWMDHGVRIFRVDNPHTKPVVFWEQVIADINTTDPDVIFLAEAFTRPAMMHTLAATGFQQSYTYFTWRTTKEELTQYATELAGEAASYMRPNFFVNTPDILHAFLQQGGRPAFELRAVLAATLSPTWGVYSGYELCENTPLKPGSEEYLDSEKYQLRPRDWDAAERDGRTIAPLLGKLNEIRRRSPALRQLRDLHFHHADQEAVIVYSKCAGSNTVLVVVNLDPHHTQEATVSLDMPQLGLDWHESVLVRDELTGEVYTWGRNNYVRLEPGRAPAHVLTVLRPSNPQIGGSPTQ; from the coding sequence ATGCCCGCCACGCACCACTCGTCAGCACCCCCGACGACCAGTACCACCACCGCCACACCCGACAGCACCGTCGCGCGCCCCGCACGCCCGGCGCGCACCGGTCCGCCCGCGCCGGCCGCGCCGCCCCCGAGGGCCCCGGTGACTCCGGGCGCCCCCACCATCGGGCGGATACCGGTCCTCGACGTACGGCCTACCGTCCACCACGGCCGCCGACCGGCGAAGGCCGTCGTGGGCGAGGCCTTCGAGATCTCGGCCGTCGTCATCCGCGAGGGCCATGACGCCGTCGCCGCCAACGTCGTGCTCAAGGACCCGGAGGGCCGCCCGGCCGACTGGACCCCGATGCGCGAACTCGCCCCCGGCACCGACCGCTGGGGCGCCACGGTCTCCGTACCGAGCGAGGGCATCTGGTCCTACGCGGTCGAGGGCTGGGGCGACCCGGTCACCACCTGGCGCCACCACGCCCACATCAAGATCCCGGCCGGTATCGACACCGAACTGGTCCTCGAAGAGGGCGCCCGCCTGTACGAACGCGCCGCCGACGGAGTCCCCGAGGGCCGCAGCGGACGAGGCATCCTCCTCGCCGCCGTGGACGCGCTACGGGACACCGCCCGGCCCGCGTCCTCCCGTCTGGCGGCGGCGTTGGCGCCGGAGGTGGACGAGGTCCTGACCCGCCACCCGCTGCGCGAACTGGTCACCTCCTCGGAGCCGCTGCCCCTGCTGGTGGAACGCGAGCGGGCACTGTTCGGGTCCTGGTACGAGTTCTTCCCGCGTTCCGAGGGCACCCCCGAGCAGCCCCACGGCACGTTCCGTACCGCCGCCCGCCGCCTGCCCGCGATCGCCGCCATGGGCTTCGACGTGGTCTACCTGCCGCCGATCCACCCGATCGGCACCACCTTCCGCAAGGGCCGCAACAACACCCTCTCCCCCACCCCCGACGACGTCGGCGTCCCCTGGGCCATCGGCTCCCCCGAAGGCGGCCACGACGCCATCCACCCCGACCTCGGCACCCTCGAGGACTTCGACCACTTCATCGCCCAGGCACGAAAATCGGGGCTGGAGGTCGCCCTGGACTTCGCCCTGCAGTGCTCCCCGGACCACCCCTGGGTACACAAACACCCCGAGTGGTTCCACCACCGCCCCGACGGGACGATCGCGTACGCGGAGAACCCGCCGAAGAAATACCAGGACATCTACCCCATCGCCTTCGACGCCGACATGCCCGGCCTCATCGCCGAGACCACCCGCGTACTGCGCCACTGGATGGACCACGGCGTCCGCATCTTCCGCGTCGACAACCCCCACACCAAACCGGTCGTCTTCTGGGAACAGGTGATCGCCGACATCAACACCACCGACCCGGACGTCATCTTCCTGGCCGAGGCCTTCACCCGCCCCGCGATGATGCACACCCTGGCCGCGACCGGCTTCCAGCAGTCCTACACCTACTTCACCTGGCGCACCACCAAGGAGGAACTGACGCAGTACGCCACCGAACTGGCAGGGGAAGCCGCCAGCTACATGCGGCCGAACTTCTTCGTCAACACCCCCGACATCCTCCACGCCTTCCTCCAGCAGGGCGGACGCCCGGCCTTCGAACTGCGCGCGGTCCTGGCCGCGACCCTCTCCCCCACCTGGGGCGTGTACTCCGGCTACGAACTGTGCGAGAACACCCCGCTCAAACCCGGCAGCGAGGAGTACCTCGACTCGGAGAAGTACCAACTCCGCCCACGCGACTGGGACGCAGCCGAACGAGACGGACGTACGATCGCCCCACTGCTCGGCAAGCTCAACGAGATCAGGCGTCGGAGCCCGGCGCTGCGACAGTTGCGGGATCTGCACTTCCACCATGCCGACCAGGAAGCGGTGATCGTCTACTCGAAGTGCGCGGGCTCGAACACGGTTCTGGTGGTGGTCAACCTCGACCCCCACCACACCCAGGAGGCCACGGTCTCGTTGGACATGCCGCAACTCGGCCTGGACTGGCATGAGTCCGTGCTGGTGCGCGACGAGCTCACCGGCGAGGTCTACACCTGGGGCAGGAACAACTATGTACGTCTCGAACCGGGCCGCGCGCCCGCACACGTACTGACCGTCCTGCGACCGTCCAACCCGCAGATCGGGGGGTCACCCACACAATGA
- the glgB gene encoding 1,4-alpha-glucan branching enzyme produces MTPRPPSDDSTQHTGAAAEGPAPVKKTATKKTAAKKTVAKKATARKTATKKAAEKTAEKTAAKSTAKAVAKKAAEGAPVVKKAAAKKTVAKKVGEGTAAVKKTAEGKAVAKKAAGSGGAAPRKVAEDKGVAKTAPAKKATTKKTVAKKAVTKTAGTKTAVAKTAVPKTATAKKTAAKKAVTAKAVTKKTVAKKAAAKKAVRQPQETESATLPPAVPPSTGTTVLEPVGTSDTGPGLAQPAFSPALDGDDRERLIAGTHHAPHSVLGAHSAPGGVVFRAFRPYALGVSVVVESLRAELHDDGGGFFSALLPLREVPAEYRLLISYEGMKQETEDAYGFLPAIGELDLHLINEGRHEELWRVLGAEPMTHQGVTGTRFTVWAPNARGVRLAGTFNFWDGTGYPMRSLGSSGVWELFVPGIGEGELYKFEITRPDGSKTLRADPLARRTEVPPNTSSVVHASQYEWGDEEWLAKRAETPAHEAPFSVYEVHLPSWRPGLTYRQLADQLPAYVSDLGFTHVELLPVAEHPFGGSWGYQVTGFYAPTARLGSPDDFKFLIDALHRAGIGVLMDWVPAHFPRDDWALAEFDGRPLYEHEDPARAAHPDWGTLEFDYGRREVRNFLVANALYWCEEYHIDGLRVDAVASMLYLDYSREPGQWTPNEHGGRENLDAVAFLQEMNATVYRRVPGVVTIAEESTAWDGVTRATHHVGPGGFGGLGFGLKWNMGWMHDSLGYMAHEPVHRKHHHNEMTFSMVYAYSENYVLPISHDEVVHGKGSLVSKMPGDWWQRRANHRAYLGFMWAHPGKQLLFMGQEFAQGAEWSEAHGPDWWLLDPAYGAEADHRGVRDLVRDLNTAYRHTPALWQRDTDPAGFSWITGDAADDNVLAFLRLDADGMPLLAVSHFSPVVREDYRLGVPEDVPAWREVLNTDAAAYGGSDVTNPHPVKTEPHPWHGRPAGIRITLPPLSTIWLRPA; encoded by the coding sequence GTGACTCCCCGCCCGCCGTCCGACGACAGCACACAGCACACCGGCGCCGCCGCCGAGGGGCCCGCCCCGGTGAAGAAGACGGCCACGAAGAAAACGGCCGCGAAGAAAACCGTGGCGAAGAAGGCGACAGCGAGGAAGACGGCGACGAAAAAGGCGGCTGAGAAGACGGCTGAGAAGACGGCGGCGAAGAGCACGGCGAAAGCGGTCGCCAAGAAGGCGGCCGAGGGGGCGCCTGTGGTCAAGAAGGCGGCGGCCAAGAAGACGGTCGCCAAGAAGGTCGGCGAAGGAACGGCGGCGGTCAAGAAGACGGCCGAGGGCAAGGCGGTGGCGAAGAAGGCCGCCGGATCCGGCGGGGCAGCGCCGAGAAAGGTGGCCGAGGACAAGGGCGTGGCCAAGACGGCCCCGGCCAAGAAGGCCACCACGAAGAAGACCGTGGCGAAGAAGGCTGTCACGAAGACGGCTGGCACGAAGACCGCAGTCGCGAAGACGGCAGTCCCGAAGACGGCAACGGCCAAGAAGACCGCGGCCAAGAAAGCCGTCACGGCCAAGGCGGTCACCAAGAAGACCGTCGCGAAGAAAGCCGCCGCGAAGAAGGCCGTGAGGCAGCCTCAGGAGACGGAGAGCGCGACGCTGCCTCCCGCCGTCCCGCCGAGCACCGGAACGACAGTGCTCGAACCGGTCGGCACCTCCGACACCGGCCCCGGTCTCGCCCAGCCCGCCTTCTCCCCCGCCCTGGACGGCGACGATCGCGAGCGGCTGATCGCCGGTACCCACCACGCGCCGCACTCGGTCCTCGGGGCTCATTCCGCGCCCGGCGGCGTGGTGTTCCGGGCGTTCCGGCCGTACGCGCTCGGGGTGAGCGTGGTGGTGGAGTCGTTGCGGGCCGAGTTGCACGACGACGGAGGCGGGTTCTTCTCGGCGCTGCTGCCGTTGCGGGAGGTGCCGGCGGAGTACCGGCTGCTGATCTCGTACGAGGGGATGAAACAGGAGACCGAGGACGCGTACGGTTTCCTGCCCGCGATCGGCGAGCTGGACCTGCATCTGATCAACGAGGGCCGGCACGAGGAGCTGTGGCGGGTGCTCGGCGCCGAGCCGATGACCCACCAGGGCGTGACGGGCACCCGCTTCACGGTGTGGGCACCGAACGCACGCGGCGTGCGACTGGCCGGGACGTTCAACTTCTGGGACGGCACGGGGTACCCCATGCGCTCGCTGGGCTCCTCGGGCGTGTGGGAGCTGTTCGTGCCCGGGATCGGCGAGGGCGAGCTGTACAAGTTCGAGATCACCCGGCCGGACGGCTCGAAGACGCTTCGCGCCGACCCGCTGGCCCGCCGCACGGAGGTGCCGCCCAACACCTCCTCCGTCGTGCACGCCTCGCAGTACGAGTGGGGCGACGAGGAGTGGCTGGCGAAGCGGGCGGAGACCCCGGCGCACGAGGCGCCGTTCTCCGTCTACGAGGTCCATCTGCCGTCCTGGCGACCCGGGCTGACATATCGTCAACTGGCCGATCAGCTACCGGCGTACGTCTCGGACCTCGGCTTCACCCATGTCGAGCTGCTGCCCGTCGCCGAGCATCCCTTCGGCGGCTCGTGGGGCTACCAGGTCACCGGGTTCTACGCGCCGACGGCCCGGCTCGGCAGCCCTGACGACTTCAAGTTCCTGATCGACGCGCTGCACCGGGCCGGGATCGGTGTGCTGATGGACTGGGTACCGGCCCATTTCCCGCGTGACGACTGGGCGTTGGCCGAGTTCGACGGGCGTCCGCTGTACGAGCACGAGGACCCGGCACGGGCCGCGCACCCCGACTGGGGAACGCTGGAGTTCGACTACGGGCGCCGCGAGGTGCGCAACTTCCTGGTGGCGAACGCCCTGTACTGGTGCGAGGAGTACCACATCGACGGGCTGCGGGTGGATGCCGTCGCGTCGATGCTCTACCTCGACTACTCGCGCGAGCCGGGCCAGTGGACGCCGAACGAGCACGGCGGCCGGGAGAACCTCGACGCGGTCGCCTTCCTCCAGGAGATGAACGCGACCGTGTACCGGCGGGTGCCGGGCGTCGTGACCATCGCCGAGGAGTCGACCGCCTGGGACGGCGTCACCCGCGCCACCCACCACGTCGGTCCGGGCGGCTTCGGCGGCCTGGGCTTCGGGCTGAAGTGGAACATGGGCTGGATGCACGACTCGCTGGGTTATATGGCGCACGAGCCGGTGCATCGTAAGCACCACCACAACGAGATGACGTTCTCGATGGTGTACGCCTACAGCGAGAACTACGTCCTGCCGATCTCCCACGACGAGGTCGTGCACGGCAAGGGCTCCCTGGTGTCGAAGATGCCGGGCGACTGGTGGCAGCGGCGGGCCAACCACCGCGCGTATCTCGGCTTCATGTGGGCCCACCCCGGCAAACAACTCCTCTTCATGGGGCAGGAGTTCGCCCAGGGCGCGGAGTGGTCGGAGGCGCACGGCCCGGACTGGTGGCTGCTGGACCCGGCGTACGGCGCCGAAGCCGACCACCGGGGCGTACGCGATCTCGTCCGCGACCTCAACACGGCCTACCGCCACACCCCCGCCCTCTGGCAACGCGACACCGACCCGGCCGGGTTCTCCTGGATCACGGGTGACGCCGCGGACGACAACGTCCTGGCGTTCCTGCGCCTCGACGCCGACGGCATGCCCCTGCTGGCCGTCTCCCACTTCAGCCCGGTCGTCCGCGAGGACTACCGCCTGGGCGTCCCCGAGGATGTCCCGGCGTGGCGCGAGGTCCTGAACACCGACGCGGCGGCCTACGGCGGGAGTGACGTCACCAACCCCCATCCCGTGAAGACGGAACCCCACCCCTGGCACGGCCGCCCGGCCGGCATCCGCATCACCTTGCCCCCCCTGTCCACGATCTGGCTCCGCCCGGCCTAG